One genomic window of Branchiostoma lanceolatum isolate klBraLanc5 chromosome 5, klBraLanc5.hap2, whole genome shotgun sequence includes the following:
- the LOC136435648 gene encoding zinc finger protein 678-like, with translation MASSSCGSPTDVPRDNSQLLKVNPTADVTNCQDELSVQNMSIHKGEEHYLHGEDGDRTEVHRDENIHMGEALHANNQFGAVMSRQITDAANYIKEEPNTSVEPKISKRSILSQHMKKQWMNQRRKHTQETDIANHTDEEPHKPHICVECEYKTPNKSHLSRHLKTHTKEKPYGRANESHLQTKPKKTYKCDQCDYSSPWKLCLDMHMAKHTGEKPYICIECGYETASKSRLSSHKKVHSRNKPHKCDQCNFRTAWKEYLDLHKAKHTGEKPYMCEECGFKSATSSSLSRHRTIHSGEKPYKCNQCDFCTAWKQYFDSHVAKHTGEKPYACEECGFRTAYKCHLSRHRKIHKSERQYRCDQCDYSANQKGHLDRHMATKHTGEKRFMCEVCGFRTATKSNFSNHVKLHTKGEPLKCDQGMEKLHVLKSYKCVVCDFCTPRKDSLRTHMAKHTGEKQYMCETCGFRTAHKSQLTHHLKLHTGEKPHKCDLCDYRSIWKGNLSKHMVKHTGEKPYMCDQCGYRSSFRSGLTSHMKLIHTKQLEYDQF, from the coding sequence ATGGCATCCTCGAGTTGTGGGTCTCCAACCGACGTTCCTCGGGACAATAGCCAACTGCTGAAAGTCAACCCAACGGCTGACGTAACGAACTGTCAGGATGAGTTAAGTGTACAAAATATGTCAATACACAAAGGTGAGGAACACTACCTACATGGGGAGGATGGAGATAGAACTGAGGTCCACAGAGATGAAAATATCCATATGGGAGAAGCGTTGCACGCAAACAACCAGTTTGGAGCTGTTATGTCTCGGCAGATAACTGACGCAGCTAACTACATTAAGGAAGAACCCAACACCAGTGTAGAGCCTAAGATATCTAAGAGGTCCATCCTCTCCCAACATATGAAGAAACAGTGGATGAACCAGCgcagaaaacacacacaggaAACTGACATAGCCAACCACACTGATGAAGAACCCCACAAACCCCACATCTGTGTAGAGTGTGAATATAAGACACCTAATAAGTCACATCTTTCCCGACATCTGAAGACACATACCAAAGAGAAACCGTACGGGAGAGCTAACGAATCACACCTCCAAACAAAACCGAAGAAGacgtacaagtgtgatcagtgcgactattcGTCACCTTGGAAACTATGTTTGGATAtgcacatggctaaacacaccggtgagaaaccctacatttgtatagaGTGCGGATACGAAACTGCAAGTAAGTCCAGGCTATCTAGTCATAAGAAAGTACACTCCAGAAATAAGCcccacaaatgtgaccagtgcaacTTTCGCACAGCTTGGAAGGAATACTTAGATTTGCACaaggctaaacacactggtgagaaaccctacatgtgtgaggaatgTGGATTCAAATCAGCAACTAGTTCCAGCCTATCTAGACATAGGACAATACACTCAGGAGAGAAGCCGTATAAGTGTAACCAGTGCGATTTTTGCACAGCTTGGAAGCAGTACTTTGATTCACACGTGGctaagcacactggtgagaaaccctacgcgtgtgaggagtgcgggttcaggacagctTACAAGTGTCACCTTTCCAGACATAGGAAAATACATAAATCAGAGAGACAGTAcaggtgtgaccagtgcgactactcAGCCAACCAGAAAGGACACCTTGACAGACACATGGCTactaaacacaccggtgagaaacgtTTCATGTGTGAGGTGTGTGGCTTCAGGACAGCTACCAAGTCTAACTTCTCCAATCATGTAAAGTTGCATACAAAAGGAGAGCCACTAAAGTGTGACCAAGGCATGGAAAAGCTCCATGTACTTAAGTCCTACAAGTGTGTTGTGTGTGACTTTTGCACTCCGCGGAAGGATAGCCTGAGGacacacatggctaaacacactggtgagaaacagtACATGTGTGAAACgtgcgggttcaggacagctcacaagtcCCAACTCACTCACCACTTGAAACtacatacaggagagaagccaCACAAGTGCGACCTGTGTGACTATCGCAGTATATGGAAAGGAAACCTCTCGAAACACATGgttaaacacaccggtgagaagccctataTGTGTGACCAGTGTGGCTACAGGTCATCTTTCAGGTCTGGTCTCACAAGTCATATGAAGTTGATACATACAAAGCAACTTGAGTATGACCAGTTTTAA